From the genome of Diabrotica virgifera virgifera chromosome 8, PGI_DIABVI_V3a:
aattgcgtaatctaccttaagaaatttaataagaaatttaataagttatgctgctgcatatgacactcaaatatagattaagattctacttatacataacaatactgtaatttcttagttattggttaagaaactctgctattgaataatatggtctttcagataaataggctttagtcattttacggaacttggggaaagatgttgcagatttaagttgtagagggagatggttgtatagtttttttgcagaatataatatagatttctttattaactcactggacgggatcggtaaatagatgtcaaaagtagaatttctggtggaatagtcatgtctaggcctttctggaaaaacatgtagatgtttacgaattaagcaaacagtttctaaaatatataaagaaggtaatgttagaattctgtgatctttgaagtagcttctgcaatgtgttgttcttctgaggccaaacagatatctgattgctcttttttgcaatttaaaaataacatcggattgggcagttgtaccaaaaccccaaaaaggcagaccatatcgaagatgggactcgaacaatgaaaagtatgttattttggaagaggctaaatccatttccttagagacagatcttattgcaaagcaagctggggatagtttcttgcttaacacatcgatatgaagggaccatttaaggttgctatcaaaaaaaataccaagaaactttacagaatcaacgatactgatctggctgttatgaagaggtaagggttgaagagttcctttatagggtaatgctactgttttatctacgttaaaggagagtaaattagaatctgaccaggattttattgtgagtagatcagaagttatagtagcatgaaaagttgcgatatttgagttgctccaagtgatactggtatcgtcaacaaaaagaaaaacttttccatcgatttttaaactagtgatgtcattaataaagataaggaaaagtagaggacccaatactgaaccttgcggtaccccacaaacaacatttttgagactagagtctgtatcatttgctctaaccagttgtttcctattttccaagtaagattgaaaccagttcaaagaaataccttgAATTCCATataaatctagtttttttatcaaaatgtcgtgatccacacaatcaaaagctttggtataatcacaaaaaacagtggcagtgtggagattattgtttaatgcttgataaacctcatgtagtacagaaaacatggcatcggtggtacatttattatttaaaaatccaaactgattttgtgataaaatcttgttatcaacgagaaaggacataagtcgggcttttaggggtctttcaataattttggagagtaccggtagtaatgcaataggtctataattgcaggcaatagatttttctccacccttatgaagaggaataatgatggccgtctttaggcactctggaaatttacctttctcaaaagaatcatttattagagagatgaggactcccaacacattgtctgggagatttgagaaaatttttatggatagtccatcggtactacaggaagatttgcttttgatactattgattgtttggatcagttcagatttaccaaccggtcttataaagaatgaattcgaaacctttcctgaattagggagataggaaatgggatcttgttgtgacacaatagttgatgttatatttttactcacattaacaaaatattcatttagattttctgggtctggaagggaaaatgtttgagctgtgtgagttttatttcgaagatcgtttattatggaccaagtttcttttgcaacacttttggagcttctgagacgattttgataatacaatttttttgccgattttataagttttaaatagattgccctgtacttggtgatatattcagtaacagagacgttggtagtaaatttcttgatatacagtagtgaacgcatgtttttggctgatatgcggacacctttggtagtccagggtttgcgatgtttttgcttaattgtgattaaaggaaatgctttattgaagatacagaccagcttattcaaaaaatcactgaaattataatcgacgtccatggaaggaaagtgccactcagaggttaagcataaattttggaatttacgaaagtcccgaccggaaaaaatcctgcctaaacgtcgagttttcgaggaggacttgctaaagatgttaaacttcgtataaaccgcttcatgatcagatagtcccgcattaacagttgtagcgcagacatcaatgggtgagaaatctgagacaatataatcaattatggtagatgaagtttttgtaatccttgtaggagaatcaatgtgcattgatagaccatatgattcaaatatgttgaccagggatatttgtgtagcacaagcagcagcataattaatgttgaagtccccgcataaaatttttctgcttttatggggcaggtcatctaacaaattaagcaggttctgaaaaaattgttccacggaagagtcaggtgatctataaatgtaaataatataaagattaaggttcttactgtaaactaaggaaaactcaaagaatgcttcacttaatagaaagtcatattttgttaccagagaaaaatcattatttgtagaaagaattagggtgcctccataagctgaacttggacggtcatacctagcaatagtggaatatttttctacaaaaaaaggctcgttgacttcaagccagtgctcagtaaccgcaactatcggtggaaaccctaattcctctagaaacagaaataattcatcagttttatatcttatagaacgaatattaatcagaaccatgctaaagttgttatcactaaaataatttgaggattctagtccctcagaacacgtcgtgttttcattttaaagtaataagcgggaaaaaccggataagttaaaaaaaatattgaattcaGATAAAAAATCGGAAAATTTATCGCCCCACGTGCGCGAATGTGACattttaagctgactgaaaccgatttGACAACATTGATGATAGATTTCTATACCGATATGGACTGATACCAATTACATTACCGATGGGGAAATAGAGAAAATAGCCTAAAAATTCTGTGAGCcgcgaactttaaaaaatcatatttcggaaactgtaaatcctagttacttctaccaaacgtcattttaaagaggaagaatgatttttttaatgtgaaGTAATGCCTATAGTTGTATCCCCGTAGAAAAAACTTTTGGCGAaaaacaatattactttttttcgtgCTTTTTTGCGtatacttttgtaaaaaaaaaaattttgctttaAAAGGTGAtctttgatagtaaatttaatccgaaacaatttttctgtagacaaGTATGTACCAAAAATACATAGAACATACCATaatgcaccctgtgcctagggaatAATTCACCCCATTCTCAAAATTGCACCCCTTTGAATGGTagtactccgcggttttttcatatttagaggtccattgaccatatgaaacaataaaaccttaTTAGCATTGTAGTtcctttttaaaatacataaaacaaTAGCCGAATACTAGTAACAAAGATATTAAAGCTAAACATAAACTCTCTGTTGCAGGTAGCACCCGGGCTGAAATGGAAGCCTATCTTCCTCCTTCAACTGTCGTTTTTGGTAACTTCTTAAGCAGACTccacaatattgaaaacaaaaCAGTATATAATAGTGCCAGCAGAATTTTTACCCGTCGTGACATAAGATTAAACAGAGATTTTGCTAAGATAGCACGAGAAGTTTACAGAACAACTGTACAAAAAGTAAACTTTTTAGAACCTCGACAAGCTGCGAACAGTATTAATAAATGGGTGGAGTATCAACTGGTGTCACAAAAGAAGGATAAATTAAGACCTGTAGTTGTCGCAGATTATATGAACCCTCATACGAATctcttgtttttaagtttaatttaccTAAATGCTTCATGGGTTACATCATTTCATTCTCGAAAGGACAAATTTTATAACGAAGGCAGTAAAGTAGCAAAAACGATACCATTTCTAGCTAGAACTGGGGTTTTCAAATACTACGATGATAAAGAAATTAAGGCAAAATTTGTGGAAATACCTTTTACGGATATGCATTTTGCCACAGAAAAAGTATCTAGATATCTCAGCCTTGTTCTTGTTGTCCCTTATAAAAGAGATGGACTAAAACAAATTGCGATTAATCCGCAGAAGATCTTTCAGCCAAAACCTTTTAAAAACGAGACAATGCGACTACGATTTCCAAAATTTACTGTTGGATCTATAGTCGATATAGGTGAGATATTTAAAAGTCTTGGAATAAAAAAGATGTTTAATAGGAGAGATGCTGAATTTGCAAACCTAGCCTATAATAAATATAGAAGATATTACTTTACAAAAGTATTACAAGAAACGTATATTGACATAAATGAGCGTGGTGTTGAGCTTAAATCTAGTGACCAAAGTGAAACACCTACACGATCTTTTCAACCATCCTTGAACGTGGAACATCCATTTATTTACTATATTCAAAGGGATGGTATTATTCTTTTTGCTGGACGTGTAACCAATCTTCCCAACTAATAATGATAGATCAGGTCGTCGGTCCGGAAGAAGAaagacgtaactgcaaaaagccaaatttctcaggagaacaaaaatttttttttttaaatatttcaaataggGATTGAATGGGAGTAATTGTCCAGGAGCATCGATATGGCATTTATTCTTACCATTATGGCTTTTGTTTTTATctctattggttcgaatttcaatATCTTAATTTAATTCCGTTATTTTAAagcctatctacagttgcgtcactATTCacctaaaattttttaaatatttaaattagtgATTAATAAAGATTAACCGTCCAGGAACATTCGGTACAATGATGGCTTTTtgtttcatccctattggttcgaatttcattttcttaatttaatcctcccattttcaaccctatctacagttgcgtcatttttcatattaaaattttttgtacaaaaaaaaactgtttttaaatatgtatttagtATGCCGTTTCTTCTGacagcgatggcttttattttcaattttcatccctattggtccgactttctttatcttaatttaatccacCCATTTTCAACACTAGAAGACTACAGGGGAAAAACGCTgtaagtcaatttttatcgattttttgaTGAATACATTTTTCGATACTTGAATACACGTAGTACAATCCACAAATAtcaaacaaaataaatgtgcAAAAGTCAAACATTACAAACGAATAAAATAATGCTGTACAATGGAAGAGCGCTGCAAGTCAAGGTTAAACTAGGCAACAATGCTGTAAGTCAGATTTAGGTGCTCAATGGGCCTGTCCGTAGGGACAATTTAAAACGGAAAATCACAGTTACACAGTCAGTGTTCAGCATTCATACAAGTTGTTAATTTTAGTATCATTATTATCATAATCACAGTTTGTTTTTTAACGTTTAGTAAGTTTGAACTATTCTTTATCAATATGGAAAGTGAGGACAGTGAAATTGAAGAGGCTTTACAGTCAAAAATTACAAGAAAACGATAAAGTTTTGGGCGAATACGTGATGTAGCTAAAGCGCTAAAAGTGCAAATTCATATAACAGGCGAGGACTGCCGTTGCAAACGTTATCAGTGTTTTGAAAATATAACGGTTGAacaaatacaataattattcgtAATTTTAATTCTATGCTAAATTGGGACGAGCAAAGTGTGTATTTGGGTGGTCTAATATCCATACTTCCTGTAACTGAAAGAAGGTTAAGAAAAGACAAAGAGAATGGCAACGTGAGAGATGGCTCTTTTTATTACAGAATTCGCCTTGCGGTAACTAATGATGAGGGACATATATCACCTGCAAAAGACGTTCAGGTTTGTCAAAAAGCTTTTGTTGCTCCACGTGTTGCTTGTGTTGCATATCCACGAGAAGATTACAAACTGTACAAAAAGCCCTAAAACATGGTAAAATTGCCAAGGGCAATAGAGGTAAACATGGCTCAAGACCCAATAAAATGTCTGAAGAAACTATGCAGCTAATTTTAAATCACATAAAATCATTCAAAGGGCGCATGAGTCACTACAGCCTAAAAAACTCTAGCAAGAAGTACCTTCCAAAGGAACTTAACattaaaaatatgtacaaaatgttCGTTTAGAAACATCTCAATATAGCAGTGTGCTATGAAGTATATAGAAAAACAGCGTTTACAGCGAATTACGTTTTGTTCAGAaaaattttgttcaaaaaaaattttgttcagaaaaaggaagaatgtattttgATCAGCTCAAACATGCCAAAAAACATGACTTATTTTTTATCTTAAGAATTTTACAATGTTATTAATTCATTTAACAGataatattaatgtttttagCTTTAGTTAAGTTAAACAAGtctagttcttttatttttttctttcggtgaattaatattatattttgtcaATTACAGCGTTTTTGCTTTTTCCTCCAGACctttggttgttttttttttaatttctcttgtTACCTACTGTACATGACAATTTCAGTTTTATAATATCATACTCTGTATATATGAGTTGTCAAATACTCAATACAGCAGTGTTTTAGCATGTTTATTTATGGATTATGAAGTTTTGAATCTAAAAACCgagttttccaaaaatttaaaatatttacttaCAGCGTTTTTCCCCTGTAGTCTTCAATTTATAGTTGCATCATTAtccatctgaaacaaggtctacaATGGCGCGTTTTTCAATAATGCAACTACCTGTGTTGGCTCAGCACATAAtaacagttctgtcgcttttgtatcatctgtacacagtattttagaagcTAATTACgaaataaacaggaattgacaaaatttgaagTTACGTCATACTTGTTCCGGACCGGCGAAATAATGATGTATAGAAGAGATATAATTTTCGTTATCACTATAATAGTACCAATAtgtaaaatataaaacaaataaatttttgtttgtatTCTTTATTACCTTATTAACCCTAtgaaaacattttatttaataatttctCGCTTTACAAAATACAAACGTTTTGTGAATTCTTATAATTTGTTATACTGTTTAGAATTGCTTAGTAGagcagtaaggatctgtttttaggtggatgtgagaggtggcattcagatttttgcagataaagttaggtgataacatcgttaataataattgatttatgctctttctcaaatatgcccggaacattaataaaaaaaatatttaaaaatttcaaaacattttgttttttttttctaatttttttgcttataacttaaaaactattcattttagaacaaagtcgtataggaataaaacaaagataattaaatattCTATCAGATaccattggttaaaaatgtcttaatttatcacccttgcttcaaaatagcaataaatataaaataagggggcaaaacaagcctgtttttattcaatgattttccatcacttaggttacacttggaccTTCccaattcgcttagaaaatttttgtaatgtgctaaaactatacaccaaatttcactaaaattgaCTTACAAGATTTTGCatagtaattttgcaatctaaacttcttttaaaaaattaaaattttttaaaagtttgcacaacaaaaactggaatatacaaagatttgtcaatttttttacatatctatTCCACCTATTTAATGccctttacagaattaaaatcggattatttaagcagcctcagcaatgttttaaagttataaacaattttttggcttataaacaaattagtgctgtggccaggaggagGTGCTACGGGcttctttatttagatggacttacccaagttttttatgtattttgacccgtagaacacgaattttttgggtaacagttaatccggatgtcgataagattgttataaacaaagaacttgaggaattacataacatcgatttttcgcaaaataaaacatttttttgtatttcttgggtaattctaagcaaaagaacttgaggaattacataaaatcgattttttgcaaaataaaactttttttgtatttcttgggtaattctaagcaaaaaatgttcttacaagttttttcgtaggatgcatagttttcgagataatcgcggtggaactttcaaaaaatcgagaaattgcaatttttgaacgcgaataacgtttgattaaaaaataaaatagcaactctgctgacagcatttgaagtcaaattataccggttttaatcaAATtatacacgatttaagtatgttacaaagaatgtcctaagcgaattactaaggttctaagttcCACCAAagtgattaaaaaatattgaataacaacatgttgcccccttattttgtatttattgctatattgcagaaaaggtaataccttacgACATTTTTTACCAGCCGTATATCacacaaaattcaattatctttattttatttttctacgactttgttccaaaacgaatcgttttaacccttaagtactaacatcttaaatcaatgacgtaaacactaactaaccgcctttaagacgggtttaacattttagtggtaatgtttgtttttgttaaatattttaatgcaaaaaatatctcgatgacTTGATTGAAAGTATTGAGTATCTAAAAAACATagtaattaatctagtttttctgtatttattaaaataaaaaacatatcaggaatggaaggattgtttctgtacctttttactcctgacaaaaagtgtgataaaaattaaacaaattaaagaatcctagtaaaaatttataatcgagttaaacaaagagtaagaaaaatgaaaataaaaaggtttttaaaaaatgttaaaacaagaaaaaactgacaggtactataattagtacagtgtagcaatggtagtcagtggcaacattttcatcacaaattgattccacttcgcttatgtcgtcttctacctcatcaaaccatttcaaaagagtttcatCAGGGTCTTTATttccttatttgatgtttttttgacgaactggggcacattatatgtaatgacgaactgggcacaaacactaacaccccgtctattagacggaaattacactttgagcctaaatatctcTTGAATAACAACCTGacgcaaattgccgaattcagtactactaaagaacaacccaacttgaaaagtcataagcgggtgaccttcaaaattttctaggaagggaaatatcccactttcgataagcgatgccgtctgagagacggagTGTTAGTACTTAAGTGTTAAAGTTGTAAGccaagaaagcagaaaaaaatcgatgtctttcgaaatttttaaatattttaatttttttattaatgttccgggcatatttgagaaggagcataagtcaattattattactgaaggtgtcacctaactttatccgcaaaaatccgaatgccccctctcacatccaaaaatacttttttcgcagatccttactggtctatagaGAGATTGCTTAATTGTTTTAGGAGCTTCTTTCTGATTGTATTGGATTTCCCATGTCGAGCTTGCTGTCGAGTAAGTACACTAGACTAAACAGTCTATCATTAGGTGTTGGACTGAGATTGGTATTAATTCGACagggctatactgagccgtgtgtatgtctgatcctgatcACTTGGGCACCATTTGAAAgtttaactcaacgctattgatttggtgtactTGCGGTTTTCATGTCTCTCCTTGAAGCTAAGATATATAcctacccccaaaaaatatggagttttgtacctacccagtcctatagctggcttatggatgGTCGAAAGGAACAAACTACGGCGGTtttgaatcggccctgacccccttttgaaacaaagaaaaaaattcagatgggtgtaaattttttacatacatacacacatacatacaatagctatttgtataacaaaggAGGAAAGtcctacttttcctcccgagaatgaagtagTAGTCactcaagggaggaaaaggcactttactcccatgttacacatatggtttttccaccttcctcaaataaaaagtcatttttttatttttacttaaatttatttatgtaactaaccaacaaaattttttaaaactaaaactaaaaagtaggtacaatatatctgtcaactgtcaaatataagtcaaattattaatgtaaacattgttaaatcaaaataacaatttactgtgtTCTACCGTTCTGCAAAATAcaaggtgttttataaataaacgttaaaatgtatagatatttacgtaatagaaaatagatattgtacagggcgtcaatcagttatatttcatgaatgaaataccatgacgtcacttttacttttcctccctagggaggaaaagtataactttgctccctacaatcaggtccggaaaagtatatttttggtagaggtaggtggaaaatatatttcatttctaaatagaaattgagtcatctTTCTCAGCTCGGTATCTTTTAAATGTTaaaaccgatttttaaaattaaacatgcgttggaaatgtaatgatcagtactatcagaaacCGCATAAGTcagacttaaattttcgaaattttcggaagttttggggacgagaacgaagaACAGACTCttaatgggaagggccgtaaaatccacacccttggaccaaaatggatggatGACATATAGATgagcgagtcttttcctaaattttaagatgggatttagcccaattttcaattcagtctgatttagaaaatcgaaaatttcgtgtatgtACACTGTACactgtatttaaacaaaaatttgacCCCGCCAGAAACCAAACCtttctttaaaataaaaaaaacacgtCAGTTTATACTGTGAGTGGGACGAATTTGCATGCAAAATTTATGCCCTTaaaaatgtaaccccctactgcctcGCATCAACtcctagtttttttttaatagcaagtgtggtcgagtgagtcatcatttgaaaggtaatctTTTCCCTACACGACCcatttttttcccattttttttaatttacgtaatagCTTTTAAGATgatttggatttaactaatttattggTTGAATATCCAATGATATAATATTGAGGTGTTTGCAAATATACGAAGAGGCTttaaaaatagactgtattattgtatGGAGGTCAGAGGAGGTTATTTCGAACATTTAATTGGTTAATTTGATgaaattttaggttttttgttATAAATGACGTCCAAccaataaattagttaaatctaaaattatcttcaaagttattccgcaaattaaaaaacaatagtATCGTGTAGAGAacaaaaatgtgtgtgtactttgtacgcacggaagaagttatacttctattatatgactTTAACGAAATAAAATGCTCTaaactgtttatttttattatacttACCACTTTTTAAAAatcaacaaattaaaaaaaagacatCAATTGTCCGCATTTGAATCCGGGACCTTTCGATCCGTAGTCGGATGCACTACCAATACAGAACGACGGTATTGTTTTCACggtttctcggacattatgacaattcacggtaacaaatagacgaagtgaagtaaaaaaatataaaaatgttttaataatacgtattatcttactcccgaggaagacaaatccaaagacacacaaattataataaatatatttactaaatacactaatatattctttccatacctttttttggactgatacatacataacataaaagatttagcaacgaactccatactgtctgtgtgcgcatgcgcgcagaataataaaaattcactcccaatcgcgcctaaagaagtataacttcaaaaagtaccTTTTAAAGGATGTGCCACTCGACCACGCTTGCTACTTAAAAAAAATGGGGATTGATGCgaggcagtagggggttacattcgagggcatgaattttgcatgaaaattcgtcctcCTCCCAAtataaattgacgtgttttttgaagaaactcttggtttctgagtttctggggggtcaaattttcgttggaacttagTGTATAGTGACGCATGTACGGGGGTTGTGATCCACTAGTGAAAACTTCAGTTCTCTGAGATATTTgaatgtgtgtggaaaagttacacggttatgatttttttttctgtatttcaaGAGGGGGTCAAAGCTGATTCAGCACCGGTGTATTTATAACTTTTGACTACCGATTATCCAGCTGGGAGGACTGGGTAGGTACAGAATGACATAGTTTTGGgggtatacagggtagcgagaaagtatggaaacacggtaatttctcagaaaccgctaaaacgatttttatagatctTAGTAAATAAGGGTTTTCTAATACGGTCGATATTACAGTGGTAAtgacattgttgtcaaatcttccgtttttctgtaaatctaatgaactttcttatttcaaatagaataccctgtatatcTTTTGCGTTTTGACGACCTtaggaaatactgattattttttatgttatattccctatacctaaatgccgtaatttaggagttattactacatttattaaaaaaaatttaaacaaattataaaaatcaaatttttcagcCCGAAGAGAgattttttagattctttgaattattggaaacaaaaaagaacttttgtaatttttgacgaaagttaatcgtttcctagttataaacaatttaaaactgctgaaaaaaaaatctaaaaatgatTTTCTGGGTTTTAtgttcaaaaacataagtaaaaaattttatttata
Proteins encoded in this window:
- the LOC126889618 gene encoding alaserpin-like — translated: MFSAIITFGFLWALAFGYKEEEIANLAAVNQDLATDIYTELTTDDERDNFVFSPFSAQLVLSLIAEGATGSTRAEMEAYLPPSTVVFGNFLSRLHNIENKTVYNSASRIFTRRDIRLNRDFAKIAREVYRTTVQKVNFLEPRQAANSINKWVEYQLVSQKKDKLRPVVVADYMNPHTNLLFLSLIYLNASWVTSFHSRKDKFYNEGSKVAKTIPFLARTGVFKYYDDKEIKAKFVEIPFTDMHFATEKVSRYLSLVLVVPYKRDGLKQIAINPQKIFQPKPFKNETMRLRFPKFTVGSIVDIGEIFKSLGIKKMFNRRDAEFANLAYNKYRRYYFTKVLQETYIDINERGVELKSSDQSETPTRSFQPSLNVEHPFIYYIQRDGIILFAGRVTNLPN